TGATGCTTTTCCCCTCTCACCGTTTTTCAACTCATCTATATCCAGAACCACTATATCTTCCTCTTTTAGCATAAACTTAGGCACTCCTGAAGGAGTCACAAATAACCTACTCCCCAACCTATAACTTAGGTTACCCTCCTTTGAGGTTATATACCCTCTACTATACATAGCCTTAGCAACATCAACAATCTCTCTTAATACCTTTCTCATCAGTGCCTCCTAAACCTTACCTCCGAAAAAACCCCTCCCTAAAATTTCTTACCAAACACCCTCTAACCTAGAAAAAGCTCAGAACCACTTTATTTATTGTCAAAGCCCATCCATCTATCAGGAAGAAGAAAATTATCTTAACTGGAAACGATATCACAACAGGAGGCAAAAAGAACATTCCCATGGATATCAAGATACTTGACACAACAATGTCTATTATTAGAAACGGTATGAGAAGGATAGCTCCCATATAAAATGAGACAGTAAGCTCATTTACTATAAAAGCTGGTATCAAAACATAAGTTGGCACGTTATCCCTAGTCTGAGGTCTTGGCAGATTAGCCATCCTTATGAACTGATATATATATTTCTCGTTAGTCTGCTTAAACATAAACTCTCTTATCGGCTTCATCGTGTTATCAAATGCCTTCTCAGCAGTTATCTTTCCATCAATGTAAGGTCTAATACCTTCGTTA
The DNA window shown above is from Brevinematia bacterium and carries:
- the fliP gene encoding flagellar type III secretion system pore protein FliP (The bacterial flagellar biogenesis protein FliP forms a type III secretion system (T3SS)-type pore required for flagellar assembly.), which produces MLRFYRYAKIVFGVLLFLVIFNTLGSSQPPLPRFTIGVDPARTPQEVSVSLQILLLLTILSLAPSILIMLTSFMRVYIVLAFIPRALTTQNIPPNQVLVGLALFITLYIMWPIFTKSYNEGIRPYIDGKITAEKAFDNTMKPIREFMFKQTNEKYIYQFIRMANLPRPQTRDNVPTYVLIPAFIVNELTVSFYMGAILLIPFLIIDIVVSSILISMGMFFLPPVVISFPVKIIFFFLIDGWALTINKVVLSFF